The following are encoded together in the Triticum dicoccoides isolate Atlit2015 ecotype Zavitan chromosome 6B, WEW_v2.0, whole genome shotgun sequence genome:
- the LOC119321644 gene encoding disease resistance protein Pik-1-like translates to MAMEAALVSVATGALKPVLGKLALLLGNEYRTFKAVRKEIKSLTHELAAMDAFLTKMSEVEDPDVQDKVWMNEVRELSYDIEDAIDDFMQSIGDKDEKPDDFIEKIKNSLEKLGKMKARRRISTEIQDLKKQIIEVGDRNARYKGREAFSKTSNATVDPRALAIFEHASKLVGIDEPKAELIKLLIDDGFGSTQQQPKIVSIVGSGGMGKTTLANQVYQEIKGQFECQAFLSVSRSPNMMNVLRTILSEVSGQGYSNTEAGSEQILINKINDFLLDKRYMLSLSFLSVSTSHL, encoded by the coding sequence ATGGCCATGGAAGCGGCGCTCGTCAGCGTGGCGACGGGCGCCCTCAAACCCGTCCTGGGCAAGCTGGCCCTTCTGCTAGGCAATGAGTACAGGACGTTCAAGGCTGTGCGCAAGGAGATCAAGTCACTCACTCATGAGCTCGCTGCCATGGATGCTTTTCTCACGAAGATGTCCGAGGTGGAGGATCCCGATGTGCAGGATAAAGTTTGGATGAACGAGGTGCGGGAGCTGTCCTATGATATCGAGGATGCCATCGACGACTTCATGCAAAGCATCGGTGACAAAGACGAAAAGCCAGATGATTTCATTGAGAAGATCAAGAACTCACTAGAGAAGTTGGGGAAGATGAAGGCTCGTCGTCGGATCAGCACGGAGATCCAAGATCTGAAGAAACAAATCATTGAGGTGGGCGACAGGAATGCAAGGTACAAGGGTCGCGAGGCCTTTTCCAAGACTTCCAATGCGACCGTTGACCCTAGAGCTCTTGCTATCTTTGAGCATGCATCAAAACTCGTCGGAATCGATGAACCCAAGGCTGAGTTAATCAAATTGTTAATAGATGATGGGTTTGGCTCAACACAGCAACAACCAAAGATAGTCTCCATCGTTGGATCCGGAGGAATGGGCAAAACAACTCTTGCAAACCAAGTGTATCAAGAGATCAAAGGGCAGTTCGAGTGTCAGGCCTTCTTATCCGTGTCGCGAAGCCCAAACATGATGAATGTCTTGAGGACTATTCTTAGTGAAGTTAGCGGTCAAGGTTATTCTAACACGGAAGCAGGGAGTGAACAAATACTTATTAACAAGATCAATGACTTCCTACTAGATAAAAGGTACATGCtatctttatcttttctttccgTTTCTACTTCTCATCTTTGA